In Reichenbachiella agarivorans, one genomic interval encodes:
- a CDS encoding patatin-like phospholipase family protein, translating into MKKAKILCLDGGGIRGIIPATIIQYVEEKAQELTQNPNLRIADLFDFIAGTSTGGILTCLYLTPNYMAGEGQPNAKYTAQEALDLYVKNGYDIFNKSKIRWYNWKTLFNATQYSPHYLEKIAKEKFGDLKFSELLKPALITTYDLKSESTFFFSSREPLSKKREFYVRDVARSTSAAPTYFPPARIKNLADPAHDMINLDGGVFANNPTMCAYAEARDTKEGPIQEPSATNMIILSLGTGGGNLQIKGVNASKSWGLLKWAEHIPDIMMDGSADTVAYQIQSIFNTLGEPKRRQYLRVDVPYQLRKTYSSDMGDASPMNISDLQDAAEATLAIKKAELDQMIRSLVAELETEKAHA; encoded by the coding sequence ATGAAAAAAGCCAAAATACTGTGTCTCGATGGAGGTGGCATCCGAGGCATCATCCCCGCTACCATTATTCAATATGTGGAAGAAAAGGCCCAAGAATTAACTCAAAACCCCAACCTCCGAATTGCTGATTTGTTTGATTTCATAGCTGGTACCAGTACAGGAGGGATACTTACTTGTCTCTACCTCACTCCCAACTACATGGCTGGAGAAGGTCAGCCCAATGCCAAATATACAGCTCAAGAAGCACTCGACTTGTATGTCAAAAATGGCTATGACATCTTCAACAAGTCCAAGATCCGCTGGTACAATTGGAAAACCCTCTTCAATGCTACACAATACAGCCCTCATTACCTAGAAAAAATAGCCAAGGAAAAATTCGGTGACCTCAAATTCAGTGAGTTGCTCAAACCAGCATTGATCACGACCTATGATCTCAAATCCGAAAGCACTTTTTTCTTCTCCAGCAGAGAACCACTGAGCAAAAAAAGAGAGTTTTATGTGCGGGATGTCGCTAGATCCACGTCAGCCGCTCCTACTTACTTCCCTCCTGCTAGGATCAAGAACCTGGCTGACCCTGCCCATGACATGATCAATTTGGATGGAGGCGTGTTTGCCAACAACCCTACCATGTGTGCCTATGCTGAGGCACGTGACACCAAAGAAGGCCCTATCCAAGAACCCTCTGCGACCAATATGATTATCCTCTCTCTCGGAACAGGTGGAGGCAACTTGCAGATCAAAGGTGTAAATGCAAGCAAAAGCTGGGGACTGCTCAAATGGGCAGAGCACATACCAGATATCATGATGGATGGCAGTGCGGATACGGTAGCCTACCAGATACAGAGTATCTTCAACACGCTAGGAGAACCCAAAAGAAGACAGTATCTCCGGGTAGATGTCCCCTATCAGTTGCGCAAAACCTACTCCTCAGATATGGGGGACGCCAGTCCCATGAATATCTCTGACTTGCAAGATGCCGCAGAGGCAACCTTAGCAATCAAAAAAGCTGAATTGGATCAAATGATTCGAAGTTTGGTAGCCGAACTAGAAACAGAAAAAGCTCACGCCTGA
- the ilvC gene encoding ketol-acid reductoisomerase, which yields MGNYFNTLPLREQLNQLGVCEFMDGSEFNDGVEALKGKKIVIVGAGAQGLNQGLNMRDSGLDISYALRQAAIDEKRASYVNTSEAGFTVGTYEQLIPTADLVINLTPDKQHTAVVNAVMPLMKQGSTLSYSHGFNIVEEGTQIRKDITVIMVAPKSPGSEVRHEYQRGFGVPTLIAVHPENDPEGKGWAYAKAYAAATGGHRAGCLKSSFVAEVKSDLMGEQTILCGLLQTGSILCFDKMVQKGIDEGWAAKFIQYGWEVITESLKHGGVSGMVDRLSNPAKIKCFEISEELKTIMRPLFQKHQDDIMSGEFSSTMMKDWAEDDKNLLNWRALTGETNFEKTAAADVDISEQEFYDKGLLMVAMVRAGVELAYETMTEAGIKGESAYYESLHETPLIANTIARKKLFEMNRVISDTAEYGCYLFDHACKPLLGDFMKSVETDIIGLNYNDTVDGQVDNVTLIQINEKLRAHDIEKVGARLRKAMTSMKQIALG from the coding sequence ATGGGAAATTATTTCAATACACTACCACTGAGAGAGCAACTCAACCAGTTGGGCGTATGTGAGTTCATGGATGGGTCAGAGTTCAACGATGGCGTTGAGGCTTTGAAAGGAAAGAAAATAGTAATCGTAGGTGCTGGAGCACAAGGTTTGAACCAAGGTTTGAACATGAGAGATTCAGGATTGGATATCTCTTATGCCTTGCGTCAAGCGGCGATCGATGAGAAGAGAGCTTCATATGTCAATACTTCAGAAGCTGGTTTTACAGTAGGTACTTATGAGCAATTGATCCCAACTGCCGACTTGGTGATCAATTTGACTCCAGACAAGCAACACACGGCAGTGGTTAACGCTGTGATGCCGTTGATGAAGCAAGGATCTACCTTGTCTTATTCTCACGGTTTCAACATTGTAGAAGAAGGAACACAAATCAGAAAAGATATCACTGTGATCATGGTGGCACCTAAGTCTCCAGGATCAGAAGTAAGACATGAGTACCAAAGAGGATTTGGCGTGCCAACGTTGATCGCGGTACACCCAGAAAACGATCCAGAAGGCAAAGGTTGGGCATATGCCAAAGCGTATGCAGCTGCTACTGGCGGACACAGAGCGGGTTGTTTGAAATCATCTTTCGTCGCAGAAGTAAAGTCTGATTTAATGGGTGAGCAAACGATTCTTTGTGGATTGTTACAAACTGGATCTATCCTTTGTTTCGACAAAATGGTTCAGAAGGGCATTGATGAGGGCTGGGCTGCCAAATTCATCCAGTATGGATGGGAGGTGATCACCGAATCATTGAAGCATGGAGGTGTATCTGGCATGGTGGACAGGTTGTCTAACCCAGCTAAGATCAAGTGTTTTGAAATCTCTGAGGAGTTGAAAACGATCATGAGACCCTTGTTTCAAAAGCACCAAGATGATATCATGTCAGGTGAATTCTCATCTACGATGATGAAGGATTGGGCTGAGGATGACAAAAACTTGTTGAACTGGAGAGCTTTGACTGGTGAGACCAACTTCGAAAAAACTGCTGCTGCTGATGTAGATATCTCAGAGCAGGAGTTCTATGACAAAGGTCTATTGATGGTAGCCATGGTCAGAGCTGGTGTAGAGTTAGCTTACGAAACGATGACTGAGGCTGGTATCAAAGGTGAGTCTGCATACTACGAGTCATTGCACGAGACACCGTTGATTGCCAACACAATCGCTAGAAAGAAATTGTTCGAGATGAACAGAGTGATCTCTGATACGGCAGAGTACGGATGTTATTTGTTTGATCACGCATGTAAGCCATTGTTGGGAGACTTCATGAAGTCTGTAGAGACAGACATCATCGGATTGAACTACAACGATACGGTTGACGGTCAGGTAGACAATGTGACTTTGATTCAAATCAACGAAAAATTGAGAGCACACGATATCGAAAAAGTCGGTGCTAGATTGAGAAAAGCGATGACTTCTATGAAGCAAATCGCTTTAGGATAA
- a CDS encoding AraC family transcriptional regulator yields MSEQRGIPIYSLDKFKPVAGSTLPFQVEVFDANRHFEVQYPHRHDFFEVLFLTQGSGIHVIDSNEYEIKPPCVFFLSPGQTHKLELSRDIAGFIFLFTAEFYLLDRSNKNKLLEFPFFFNLKQENPPLRLTRPSDTAFLEGLFRQGSVVMKEERSQEFANSLLDLILNTCERLYPKDQRAIEKGKGHLMVKRFRELIEEKYLSNLSIKAYAELLCVTENHLTHTVKELTGKTSKELIIDKQVLEIKRLLKHSDLSVTEISMQLRFADQSYFSKFFKKHTGLTPNAYREQSLKST; encoded by the coding sequence ATGTCTGAGCAGAGAGGTATTCCTATTTATAGTCTGGATAAGTTCAAGCCCGTAGCGGGTTCGACTTTGCCCTTTCAGGTAGAGGTGTTTGATGCCAATCGACACTTTGAGGTGCAGTATCCGCATCGTCACGATTTTTTCGAAGTGCTGTTTTTGACACAAGGATCGGGGATCCATGTGATCGATAGCAACGAGTACGAGATCAAGCCTCCCTGTGTGTTTTTCCTCAGTCCGGGTCAGACCCACAAGTTGGAGCTGTCCAGGGATATCGCTGGGTTCATCTTCTTATTTACGGCAGAGTTCTACCTCTTGGATCGTAGCAACAAGAACAAGTTGCTGGAGTTTCCTTTCTTTTTCAATCTCAAACAAGAAAATCCACCTCTTAGACTGACCAGGCCAAGTGATACAGCTTTTTTGGAGGGGTTGTTTCGCCAAGGATCCGTGGTGATGAAAGAGGAGAGGAGTCAGGAGTTTGCCAACTCACTGCTCGACCTGATCCTCAATACCTGTGAGCGTTTGTATCCCAAAGACCAGCGCGCCATAGAGAAAGGAAAGGGACATCTGATGGTGAAGCGCTTCAGAGAATTGATCGAGGAAAAATACCTATCCAATCTCAGCATCAAAGCGTATGCCGAGTTGCTTTGCGTGACAGAAAATCACTTGACGCACACCGTAAAGGAACTGACCGGAAAAACTTCCAAAGAATTGATTATTGACAAGCAAGTGCTTGAAATTAAGCGTCTTTTGAAACATAGTGATCTATCGGTGACGGAGATTTCTATGCAGCTTCGCTTTGCGGATCAATCCTATTTTAGTAAGTTTTTTAAGAAACACACAGGATTGACCCCCAATGCCTACCGCGAACAATCGTTGAAAAGTACCTAA